TTTTGCCTTTGGCAATCACGGAGCGGAACGCAAGGGCGATGCGGTAGCTTGGCGACTTGACCTGGATGTATCCTTTCGGAACCGTGCCTGCATAGCCAGGCGGCGTGAACAGGTATTTGCCACCCTTGCCCTTGTCCAGTCCGGATGGCCCGACGTCCGCAATCGTGAGTTGCCACGCATCGACAACCTGACCGTAGAGGCTGCCATCCGGGCCGGCCGGCGGAAGCTCGAGGACAACAGGCTCCTTCTTGAGGTCGGCAAACGCGGTGATATAAGGCGTTGTGCTGTTCGCGGTAATTGCCTCCAACTTCGGCGTAGCTGGTGTCGAATAGGCAATGATGTCGTTGTCTTTCAGGCCGAGGTCGTCAAAGGCCGCGCTTCGAAACCGGTAAATTGCCACAGCAGGCAATGCCCACAATGCCACCTCAAAGGCGCGCTGGTATTTGACCTGATAACTCAGGTCAGGCGCGGAAGCCTTCGATCCGATTGGCGGCTGGCCGCCCAATGGTTCGGTCTGGGCCGTCGCGGCAGTAAAGGCGACCATGAGGCAAAGGCTGGCCGCCGTCATTTTGAGTGTTGTCATGAACGGTTCCTGGGCGGAGAGGGGGAATGTCGCTTAGTTGACCTTGTGCAATTGCGGCAAAGCCCATTTGCCGGACAGGATGTCATCCGAAGGCTGATACAGGCGCAAAATCACATAAAAATTGCCGCTCGGTGCGGGGAGCCAGTTGGCCGCGTTTTCGCCGGCCGGTTTGCTGTGCGAGATCGGAATGGTGATCGAGCCATCCGGCGCAGCCTTCAATCCCGGCGTATCGGTGCCGACCTTGTAACGGCCAATCTCATTGTTCACCAGCATCTTGTCATCGGCGTTGTACATCGTCAGTGACCAGAAGGCGCCTACGGGCGGCGCGGAGTCGAGCTTGACGGCGTAGCGATTGGCGCCGTTGAGTGTCTGGCCTGTGCTGTCGGTATAACGAATGGGATACATCGCCTCGCGCTCGCCTTGCCCGCCGAGGTAGGGCCCGGCAACCATGGCGCGCAGCGGGTAATTGAAGCCAAAGTTGTCGAGCCCCGTTACCCAGTTCCAGCCATTGCGCACCGACGATGTGCTCGCAAACGACGATACTGCGACCGCGGGTGCATCCTTTAACCCTTCGATCATGCCTTTGCGGGTGGCGGGGTCGAGCTTTTTGCTGTCGAAGCCTTTCTCGGTCAGGCCGACGCGCGCGAACTGGGCAAACAGCGCCCGGTCTGCGGGCTTGACCGCGTTGTTCTTGAGTGCGGCGGCCAGCTCGGTGAAGAAGCCGAGCTCAGCGTTGCCGGTTTGGGGGAGGGCCGGCAGGCGTTCAAGCTTGCTGGTTTTTCCGCTTGCCGGGGTGACCGAGAATTTCTTCTGAAGCGCGAGCACGGGAGTGGTGTCTTCTCCCTGTTTGACGTGCAGCCGCCCCCACAGCCAGACTTTTCGCGTTGTGACATCCAGACGCTTGGCGTCTTTCGGCAGCGCCCCCTTCCAGCCGGGCGGCACCAGCACATACTTGCCGGCTTTTGTTCCGGTGGTGCGGCGGCCAATGTAGTGTTCCAGCTCCTGCCACATGTTGAAAACGTCGATGACGTAGTACCGATCACGGGTGTCAGGCACCGTCAGGATGTATGGCTCGTTCAGGTCAAGCACCGCACTCATGTAGTAGGTGTCATTGTTGGCGGTGGGCATGTCCGTCGCAGCCGGCGTGGCTAGCGAGGTCGCCCAGCCGATCTGCCCCAAGGGGGCGCGATAGCTGGTTGCAGGTTTTGGGGACGGGGTGTCGGTGTACTCACGAGCGACCCGCTCCATCCTGACCAACGGGTAACCCCAGTTGTAGGCGGCAATGGCCAGACTGTAGCCGTCGGCCTGCAGTCCCTTGTGGATCACTTCAGGCGTTGCCGGGGTCGTTAGCAGAAGGTCGGGAGGGGGATTGCCTTGAGCGCTCACATGGCCGCTCGCGGCAAGGCAAAGTGCAATGACGTTCAATTTTATCGCCTTGGAAAGGTGCATTGTATTCTCCTTTGGATTGCGAATCGGTGGGGGCTGAAAAATCGGCGCGGGGCGGAATGGTGTCCGGTCATCGAAAAAGCAAGTATAGATTCGTCGGGCTTGTTCGGGGGGGCGTGCGAAAAATGGCAAGCACCATATTGTTACCCCCTATGGCCGCCTAGAGCGCTCTGTATAAAAACCCACGACCATGTTTGTAAGCTGCTGTCCGGCATGGTGAGTATGCTTTCCACGGCATTGGATGGATTTGAGCGCTGTACGCGTGAAACGCTGCATATCGATTGTGAAGCTTGGAAATTACTGACGCATTATAAGCCAATGCAATTAGTAGTGTTTTCTCTGTGGACTGCGAAATAATATTTCCCTGTGATGCCTCGATGGCGCCGAAGCGACGTCAACCCGTCATGAGTGGCAGTACTCTCTAGAGTCCGGCACCCGATACTAACGGTTTTTTCATCGCCAATTGCTTTCACAAGCCGAAGGCGTCAGCCCACCTCAAGCCTTTTCCGGCCGCTTCTCGTTGCATTTCTGCCGCCAAACCTCGATCAGCACCCGCGCATGCGCCGGGTTAGTGAAGCAGTGCTCCTTCCTGCATTCGTCCCGCAGCCGGCCGTCGGAACGGCTCGATGTCGGGCGCTTGCGACTTTCTTGCCATATCTGAGGTCTCCCTCAAGGTAAAATCTCGCTGATTGGCTCCCCAGTATTAGACAGGCATTAGAGAATTGGATAAAACATCAAGCAAAAACAAGGAGTTGAGTCACACTCCGATGATGGCGCAGTACCTCAAACTCAAGGCCGAGCATCCGGACAAGCTGGTTTTCTACCGGATGGGCGACTTCTACGAGCTGTTCTATGACGATGCGGTCAAGGCCTCCAAGCTGCTCGACATCACGCTGACCACGCGCGGCCAGAGCGCAGGCCAGCCGATCAAGATGGCCGGCTTGCCCTATCACGCCGCCGAACAGTACCTCGCGCGTCTGGTGAAGCTGGGCGAGTCGGTGGCGATCTGCGAGCAGTTCGGC
This window of the Jeongeupia sp. USM3 genome carries:
- a CDS encoding DUF1254 domain-containing protein, with amino-acid sequence MHLSKAIKLNVIALCLAASGHVSAQGNPPPDLLLTTPATPEVIHKGLQADGYSLAIAAYNWGYPLVRMERVAREYTDTPSPKPATSYRAPLGQIGWATSLATPAATDMPTANNDTYYMSAVLDLNEPYILTVPDTRDRYYVIDVFNMWQELEHYIGRRTTGTKAGKYVLVPPGWKGALPKDAKRLDVTTRKVWLWGRLHVKQGEDTTPVLALQKKFSVTPASGKTSKLERLPALPQTGNAELGFFTELAAALKNNAVKPADRALFAQFARVGLTEKGFDSKKLDPATRKGMIEGLKDAPAVAVSSFASTSSVRNGWNWVTGLDNFGFNYPLRAMVAGPYLGGQGEREAMYPIRYTDSTGQTLNGANRYAVKLDSAPPVGAFWSLTMYNADDKMLVNNEIGRYKVGTDTPGLKAAPDGSITIPISHSKPAGENAANWLPAPSGNFYVILRLYQPSDDILSGKWALPQLHKVN
- a CDS encoding integrase core domain-containing protein, coding for MWQESRKRPTSSRSDGRLRDECRKEHCFTNPAHARVLIEVWRQKCNEKRPEKA